A genomic region of Campylobacter corcagiensis contains the following coding sequences:
- the rplI gene encoding 50S ribosomal protein L9: MRVLLIKDVKGLGKAGEIKDVKDGYGHNFLVGKGFAKVATDAVIRQHNAQLKKEAAQLEAQKEEFRDLAKKLEKIRPVIKKPVGENGTLFGSVTKDDVANALKEQNGIELDKKILELDSIKNVGIFDVEAKFKHQISAKFEIEVVAE; encoded by the coding sequence ATGAGAGTTTTATTAATAAAAGATGTAAAAGGTTTAGGAAAAGCTGGAGAGATAAAAGATGTAAAAGATGGCTATGGGCATAACTTTTTAGTTGGTAAAGGTTTTGCGAAAGTAGCAACTGATGCGGTTATAAGACAGCACAATGCTCAGCTTAAAAAAGAAGCTGCTCAGCTTGAGGCCCAAAAGGAAGAATTTAGAGATTTAGCAAAAAAACTAGAAAAAATTCGCCCGGTTATTAAAAAGCCAGTAGGTGAAAATGGCACACTTTTTGGATCTGTAACAAAAGATGATGTAGCTAATGCTCTAAAAGAGCAAAATGGTATCGAACTTGATAAGAAAATTTTAGAACTAGATAGTATAAAAAATGTGGGAATTTTTGATGTAGAGGCTAAATTTAAACACCAAATTTCAGCTAAATTTGAGATAGAAGTGGTGGCTGAGTAA
- the hslV gene encoding ATP-dependent protease subunit HslV: MFHATTILAYRGKNGSVIGGDGQVTAGNTILKGTATKIRKIGKDGKVLAGFAGSTADAFNLFDMFENALDGAKGDLLKAIIEFSKEWRKDKYLRKLEAMMIVLDRDHIFLLSGLGDVVEPDDGKIVAIGSGGNYALSAARALEKFSDLNEENLVKESLKIAGEICIYTNLNIKTYAIWDKE, encoded by the coding sequence ATGTTTCACGCAACTACTATACTTGCATATAGGGGTAAAAATGGCTCGGTAATAGGTGGTGATGGGCAAGTAACTGCTGGAAACACTATCTTAAAAGGTACAGCTACTAAAATTCGTAAAATTGGTAAAGATGGCAAAGTTTTAGCAGGATTTGCTGGAAGTACAGCAGATGCTTTTAATCTTTTTGATATGTTTGAAAACGCACTTGACGGCGCAAAAGGTGATCTTTTAAAAGCTATTATTGAGTTTAGTAAAGAGTGGAGAAAAGATAAATATTTAAGAAAACTTGAAGCTATGATGATAGTTTTAGATAGAGATCACATCTTTTTGCTTAGTGGTTTAGGTGATGTGGTTGAGCCTGATGATGGTAAGATTGTAGCCATTGGAAGCGGTGGAAACTACGCTTTATCTGCTGCTAGAGCTTTAGAGAAATTTAGTGATTTAAATGAAGAGAATTTGGTTAAAGAAAGCCTTAAAATCGCAGGTGAAATTTGTATATATACAAATTTAAACATTAAAACTTACGCTATTTGGGACAAGGAGTAA
- the hslU gene encoding HslU--HslV peptidase ATPase subunit: protein MLTPRQIVAKLDEYVIGQSEAKKVIAVALRNRYRRMKLDDDIKDEVIPKNILMIGSTGVGKTEIARRLSKLFGLPFVKVEASKYTEVGFVGRDVESMVRDLAVAALNLVKNEEIEKSSEKIDFEVEKIILEKLLPPLPKGASDEKLSDYEKSFEKMRQRLKSGALDDLNIDIEVNQNMLDTNPNLPPEMQNMQESFVKIIGVANKKVKKNLKVKDAKTVLRSEASEKILDMEAIKTEAMRRARDEGIIFIDEIDKVAVGNGARQGDPSKEGVQRDLLPIVEGSSVATKYGTLDTDHILFIAAGAFHMSKPSDLIPELQGRFPLRVELDSLDENALFEILTKPKNSLLKQYTALLKTENVNLEFSQDGIKEISKIAANTNENIEDIGARRLHTVLEKVMEDISYEADSYSGQTVKIDADYVKQKVGEISKDVDLARYIL from the coding sequence ATGCTAACACCAAGACAGATTGTTGCTAAACTAGATGAGTATGTTATAGGGCAAAGTGAGGCTAAAAAAGTCATCGCTGTAGCACTTCGTAACAGGTATCGCCGAATGAAACTTGATGATGATATAAAAGATGAGGTAATTCCTAAAAATATCCTTATGATAGGTTCAACTGGCGTTGGTAAAACTGAGATAGCTAGACGACTTTCAAAGCTTTTTGGTCTTCCTTTTGTGAAGGTTGAAGCTAGTAAATACACTGAAGTTGGCTTTGTGGGGCGTGATGTTGAGAGTATGGTTAGAGATTTAGCTGTAGCGGCCTTAAATTTGGTAAAAAATGAAGAGATAGAAAAAAGTAGTGAAAAAATAGACTTTGAAGTTGAGAAAATCATTCTTGAAAAACTCCTTCCGCCACTTCCAAAAGGTGCTAGTGATGAAAAGCTAAGTGATTATGAAAAAAGCTTTGAAAAAATGAGACAAAGGCTTAAAAGTGGGGCTTTAGATGATCTAAATATTGACATAGAAGTCAATCAAAACATGCTTGATACTAATCCAAATTTACCACCAGAGATGCAAAATATGCAAGAAAGTTTTGTAAAAATTATCGGTGTTGCTAATAAAAAGGTCAAAAAGAATTTAAAAGTAAAAGATGCTAAAACTGTCCTTAGAAGCGAGGCTAGTGAGAAAATTTTGGATATGGAAGCTATAAAAACTGAAGCTATGAGAAGAGCAAGAGATGAGGGAATTATTTTTATAGATGAGATTGATAAGGTGGCTGTTGGAAATGGAGCAAGGCAGGGTGATCCTAGCAAAGAAGGTGTTCAAAGAGACCTGCTTCCAATAGTTGAAGGAAGTAGCGTTGCAACAAAATATGGCACACTTGATACTGATCATATCCTTTTTATCGCTGCTGGGGCGTTTCATATGAGTAAGCCAAGTGATTTAATACCTGAATTACAAGGGCGTTTCCCACTTAGAGTGGAACTTGATAGTTTAGATGAAAATGCACTTTTTGAAATCCTTACAAAGCCTAAAAACTCACTTCTTAAGCAGTACACCGCACTTTTAAAAACTGAAAATGTTAACTTAGAATTTAGCCAAGATGGTATAAAAGAGATCTCTAAAATAGCTGCTAATACTAACGAAAATATCGAAGACATAGGAGCTAGAAGACTTCATACCGTGCTTGAAAAAGTAATGGAAGATATTAGCTATGAAGCAGATAGTTATAGTGGTCAAACTGTGAAAATAGACGCTGATTATGTAAAACAAAAAGTTGGCGAAATTTCAAAAGATGTTGATTTGGCAAGGTATATTCTTTGA
- the era gene encoding GTPase Era, which produces MKSSRSGFVSLIGRTNAGKSSLINFLLGEKLSMVSHKQNATRRKINAIVMNGDDQIIFIDTPGLHESSKVMNKLMIDVALKSMGDADLVLFLASVHDSTQNYEKFLNLKRSVGHILVLTKIDEVDDKKLANKLMEYSKFSKEFISLVPVSIKKNICKKALLDEISKNLPLHPHYYDKELISTTNTKDIYRDLILEGVFDSVSSEIPYCTDVIVERVEERDDIVKIYAKIITDNNHHKKILIGKGGETIKRIGIRSKKLISEFTKVKIFVKLEVIVKKGWNLDENSVKEHFIY; this is translated from the coding sequence TTGAAATCCTCAAGAAGTGGTTTTGTTTCGCTAATTGGTAGAACAAATGCTGGCAAAAGTAGCCTAATAAATTTTTTATTAGGCGAAAAACTCTCTATGGTCTCTCATAAGCAAAACGCCACTCGCCGTAAAATTAACGCTATTGTGATGAATGGCGATGATCAAATCATCTTTATAGATACCCCAGGCCTACATGAAAGCTCTAAAGTGATGAATAAGCTTATGATTGATGTGGCACTAAAAAGCATGGGAGATGCAGATTTAGTGCTATTTTTAGCTAGCGTTCATGATTCTACACAAAATTATGAAAAATTTCTAAATTTAAAACGCTCTGTTGGTCATATTTTAGTTTTAACTAAAATTGATGAAGTTGATGATAAAAAACTAGCAAATAAACTTATGGAATACTCTAAATTTAGTAAAGAATTTATCTCTCTTGTGCCAGTTTCTATCAAAAAAAATATATGTAAAAAAGCACTCCTTGATGAAATTTCAAAAAATTTACCACTTCATCCACACTACTATGATAAAGAACTTATTAGCACTACAAATACAAAAGATATATATAGGGATTTGATACTTGAAGGGGTATTTGACTCGGTAAGTAGTGAAATTCCTTACTGCACTGATGTGATTGTAGAAAGAGTTGAAGAAAGAGATGATATTGTTAAAATTTATGCCAAAATTATTACTGATAATAACCACCATAAAAAAATCTTGATCGGTAAAGGCGGAGAGACGATAAAACGCATAGGAATTAGATCAAAAAAACTCATTTCAGAATTTACTAAGGTTAAAATTTTTGTCAAACTGGAAGTAATAGTTAAAAAAGGATGGAATTTAGACGAAAACAGTGTAAAAGAGCATTTTATATATTGA
- a CDS encoding ATP-binding protein, which yields MSNNYTAIKDIFIETDDVKDFVNLDKSTLAYHKILSALQKPLKLILFYGKPGTGKTFLLCKIKEDLEKKLDVVFFPQPFFDEKEFFSEMYFQIFGQYGDVDGYESFIRLYRDYLVDKKDSGSPKQVVILLDEAQLYPPNLIEKIRFLADTRLFKILFTVHKTDEEDTLAKDYFKTRIWSSIELPNSTLNELKLYIEKKLMFHNFHQYYYMYNDENFNIIYHLTDGNLRNLNKLLFKIYELCEYYEENKPTEIGATLNQKLIEMAAISAGLIDA from the coding sequence ATGAGTAATAATTATACTGCTATAAAAGATATATTTATCGAGACTGACGATGTCAAAGATTTTGTTAATCTCGATAAATCAACTTTGGCTTATCATAAAATTTTAAGTGCACTGCAAAAACCACTTAAACTTATACTTTTTTATGGTAAGCCTGGTACTGGTAAAACTTTTTTGCTGTGTAAGATTAAAGAGGATTTGGAAAAAAAACTAGATGTTGTATTTTTTCCACAACCTTTTTTTGATGAAAAAGAGTTTTTTTCAGAAATGTATTTTCAAATCTTTGGACAATATGGAGATGTTGATGGTTATGAGAGCTTTATAAGACTATATAGGGATTATCTTGTTGATAAAAAAGATAGTGGTAGTCCAAAACAGGTAGTTATACTTCTCGATGAGGCTCAGTTATATCCACCTAATTTAATAGAAAAAATTCGTTTTTTGGCTGACACAAGACTTTTTAAAATTCTCTTTACAGTTCATAAAACAGATGAAGAGGATACATTGGCAAAAGACTACTTTAAGACGAGAATTTGGTCGAGTATTGAACTTCCAAATTCTACTCTTAATGAGCTAAAATTATATATTGAAAAAAAACTTATGTTTCATAATTTTCATCAGTATTATTATATGTATAATGATGAAAATTTTAATATCATTTATCATCTTACAGATGGTAATTTAAGGAATTTAAATAAACTGCTTTTTAAAATTTATGAGCTTTGTGAATATTATGAAGAGAATAAACCAACAGAAATTGGTGCAACTCTAAACCAAAAGCTTATAGAGATGGCAGCAATTAGTGCAGGACTTATAGATGCTTGA